Proteins encoded by one window of Gouania willdenowi chromosome 4, fGouWil2.1, whole genome shotgun sequence:
- the LOC114461770 gene encoding zinc finger protein 493-like — protein MERFKTPSPLSLTSNPADNWHSWEQSFRRYIAASGEKDEKVKIDILLNTIGEDALKVYNTLTVRAEGDELTMEDVLQAFKERLHIKQEPEMFSEGQEENQLCVQQETNSAACPVKYEDEEEKPQASQLHWRQLTEINMKEEPSPCSLNELMTGQSVGINSNVPEAAQNPDPNSLVLQGPDETETDSSQTEDSSEDYEDDDEDCWQKPLSESEAEADFDSTRKKRKISDSSKNPEMGRKASKTQISSFQQISSKNKFEVKMASECVDGKKVSLSVASKLRIHVAGEKPFECEVCRKCFSHQNHIKRHMRIHTGEKPFKCFPDKGHLQSHMIIHTGEKPFKCDVCGKSFSHKSNLKSHNRIHKGDKPFKCDVCSNCFTDKGHLQSHMIIHTGEKPFECDVCRKCFTRKSTLQSHMIIHTGEKPFECDVCRKCFTCKSTLQSHKRIHTGEKPFECDVCRKCFTCKSHLQSHKRIHTGEKPFECDVCRKCFTCKSHLQSHKRIHTGEKPFECDVCRKCFFHKSSLKSHNRIHTGEEPFECDVCRKCFTCKSHLQSHKRIHTGEKPFKCDVCRKCFTCKSTLQSHKRIHTGEKPFECDVCRKCFTCKSTLQSHKIIHTGEKPFKCDVCRKCFTDKGHLQSHMIIHTGEKPFKCDVCRKCFFHKSSLKSHNRIHTGDKPFECDVCRKCFTCKSHLQSHKRIHTGEKPFKCDVCRKCFTCKSHLQSHMIIHTGEKPFECDVCRKCFTCKSHLQSHMIIHTGEKPFECDVCRKCFTCKSTLQSHKRIHTGEKPFECDVCRKCFTCKSHLQSHKRIHTGEKPFECDVCRKCFTCKSHLQSHKRIHTGEKPFECDVCRKCFFHKSSLKSHNRIHTGEEPFECDVCRKCFTCKSHLQSHKRIHTGEKPFKCDVCRKCFTCKSTLQSHKRIHTGEKPFECDVCRKCFTFKSTLQSHKIIHTGEKPFKCDVCRKCFTDKGHLQSHMIIHTGEKPFKCDVCRKCFFHKSSLKSHNRIHTGDKPFECDVCRKCFTCKSHLQSHKRIHTGEKPFKCDVCSKCFTDKGHLQSHMIIHTGEKPFKCDVCRKVFSHKSNLKSHSRIHTGDKPFECDVCSNCFTCKSHLQSHMIIHTGEKTF, from the coding sequence ATGGAGCGGTTCAAAACACCGTCACCACTGTCTCTCACCAGTAACCCTGCTGACAACTGGCACAGCTGGGAACAAAGCTTTCGGAGGTATATAGCGGCCTCAGGGGAGAAAGATGaaaaagtaaagattgacattttACTAAACACTATCGGCGAGGATGCACTGAAAGTGTACAACACACTGACGGTTAGAGCTGAGGGAGATGAGCTGACAATGGAGGATGTtcttcaagcctttaaagagCGTCTCCACATAAAGCAGGAACCAGAGATGTtcagtgaaggtcaggaggaaaaccagctttgtgtgcagcaggagacaaacagtgctgcttgtcctgttaaatatgaagatgaagaggagaagcctcAAGCCTCtcagctacactggagacaactaacagaaatcaacatgaaggaggaaccttcaccctgcagtttaaatgaattaatgacaGGACAAAGTGTGGGAATTAACAGCAACGTACCAGAAGCAGCCCAGAACCCAGATCCAAACAGTTTAGTACTACAAGGTCCtgatgaaacagaaacagactcGTCTCAGACTGAAGATAGTAGCGAGGAttatgaagatgatgatgaagactgTTGGCAGAAACCTCTGTCAGAGTCTGAAGCTGAAGCTGACTTTGACTCCACCAGGAAGAAGAGAAAGATATCCGACTCAAGTAAAAATCCTGAAATGGGACGTAAAGCTTCCAAAACACAGATTagttcatttcaacagatttctTCAAAGAATAAGTTTGAGGTAAAAATGGCATCAGAATGTGTGGATGGTAAGAAAGTATCACTCAGTGTAGCTTCAAAACTGAGAATCCACGTTGCAGGAGAGAAACCGTTTGAATGTGAggtttgtaggaaatgtttttctCATCAGAATCACATTAAgcgacacatgagaatccacacaggagagaaaccctttaaATGTTTTCCTGATAAGGgtcacctgcagtcacacatgataatccacacaggagagaaaccattcaaatgtgatgtttgtgggaAAAGTTTTTCTCACAAGTCTAACCTTAAGTCACACAATAGAATCCACAAAGGAGacaaaccatttaaatgtgatgtttgtagtaattGTTTTACTGATAAGGgtcacctgcagtcacacatgataatccacacaggagagaaaccatttgaatgtgatgtttgtaggaaatgttttaccCGTAAGAGTACCCTACAGTCACACATGAtcatccacacaggagagaaaccctttgaatGTGATGTTTGCAGGAAATGTTTTACCTGTAAGAGTACCCTACAGTCACACaagagaatccacacaggagagaaaccctttgaatgtgatgtttgtaggaaatgttttaccTGTAAGAGTCACCTACAGTCACACaagagaatccacacaggagagaaaccctttgaatgtgatgtttgtaggaaatgttttaccTGTAAGAGTCACCTACAGTCACACaagagaatccacacaggagagaaaccatttgaatgtgatgtttgtaggaaatgtttttttcacaagTCTAGTCTTAAGTCACACAatagaatccacacaggagaggaACCCTTTGAATGTGATGTTTGCAGGAAATGTTTTACCTGTAAGAGTCACCTACAGTCACACaagagaatccacacaggagagaaaccatttaaatgtgatgtttgcagGAAATGTTTTACCTGTAAGAGTACCCTACAGTCACACaagagaatccacacaggagagaaaccctttgaatgtgatgtttgtaggaaatgttttaccTGTAAGAGTACCCTACAGTCACACAAgataatccacacaggagagaaaccctttaaatgtgatgtttgtaggaaatgttttactGATAAGGgtcacctgcagtcacacatgataatccacacaggagagaaaccatttaaatgtgatgtttgtaggaaatgtttttttcacaagTCTAGTCTTAAGTCACACAatagaatccacacaggagacaAACCCTTTGAATGTGATGTTTGCAGGAAATGTTTTACCTGTAAGAGTCACCTACAGTCACACaagagaatccacacaggagagaaaccctttaaatgtgatgtttgtaggaaatgttttaccTGTAAGAGTCACCTACAGTCACACATGAtcatccacacaggagagaaaccctttgaatGTGATGTTTGCAGGAAATGTTTTACCTGTAAGAGTCACCTACAGTCACACATGAtcatccacacaggagagaaaccctttgaatGTGATGTTTGCAGGAAATGTTTTACCTGTAAGAGTACCCTACAGTCACACaagagaatccacacaggagagaaaccctttgaatgtgatgtttgtaggaaatgttttaccTGTAAGAGTCACCTACAGTCACACaagagaatccacacaggagagaaaccctttgaatgtgatgtttgtaggaaatgttttaccTGTAAGAGTCACCTACAGTCACACaagagaatccacacaggagagaaaccatttgaatgtgatgtttgtaggaaatgtttttttcacaagTCTAGTCTTAAGTCACACAatagaatccacacaggagaggaACCCTTTGAATGTGATGTTTGCAGGAAATGTTTTACCTGTAAGAGTCACCTACAGTCACACaagagaatccacacaggagagaaaccatttaaatgtgatgtttgcagGAAATGTTTTACCTGTAAGAGTACCCTACAGTCACACaagagaatccacacaggagagaaaccctttgaatgtgatgtttgtaggaaatgttttaccTTTAAGAGTACCCTACAGTCACACAAgataatccacacaggagagaaaccctttaaatgtgatgtttgtaggaaatgttttactGATAAGGgtcacctgcagtcacacatgataatccacacaggagagaaaccatttaaatgtgatgtttgtaggaaatgtttttttcacaagTCTAGTCTTAAGTCACACAatagaatccacacaggagacaAACCCTTTGAATGTGATGTTTGCAGGAAATGTTTTACCTGTAAGAGTCACCTACAGTCACACaagagaatccacacaggagagaaaccctttaaatgtgatgtttgtagtaaatgttttactgataagggtcacctgcagtcacacatgataatccacacaggagagaaaccattcaaatgtgatgtttgtaggaaaGTTTTTTCTCACAAGTCTAACCTTAAGTCACACAgtagaatccacacaggagacaAACCAtttgaatgtgatgtttgtagtaattGTTTTACCTGTAAGAGTCACCTACAGTCACACATgataatccacacaggagagaaaacattttaa